Proteins from a genomic interval of Sugiyamaella lignohabitans strain CBS 10342 chromosome C, complete sequence:
- the MGR3 gene encoding Mgr3p (Subunit of the mitochondrial (mt) i-AAA protease supercomplex; i-AAA degrades misfolded mitochondrial proteins; forms a subcomplex with Mgr1p that binds to substrates to facilitate proteolysis; required for growth of cells lacking mtDNA; GO_component: GO:0031942 - i-AAA complex [Evidence IDA] [PMID 18843051]; GO_component: GO:0016021 - integral component of membrane [Evidence IEA]; GO_component: GO:0016020 - membrane [Evidence IEA]; GO_component: GO:0005743 - mitochondrial inner membrane [Evidence IEA,IEA]; GO_component: GO:0005743 - mitochondrial inner membrane [Evidence IDA] [PMID 18843051]; GO_component: GO:0005739 - mitochondrion [Evidence IEA]; GO_component: GO:0005739 - mitochondrion [Evidence IDA] [PMID 14562095]; GO_component: GO:0005739 - mitochondrion [Evidence IDA] [PMID 14576278]; GO_component: GO:0005739 - mitochondrion [Evidence IDA] [PMID 16823961]; GO_function: GO:0051787 - misfolded protein binding [Evidence IDA] [PMID 18843051]; GO_process: GO:0006515 - misfolded or incompletely synthesized protein catabolic process [Evidence IMP] [PMID 18843051]) has translation MFRIRPFSLASRIGYRTGVKNFPRKSIPSLIAKRSITNAFQHGVPPPHPMPPVKKVRAYRWPIILALAMLVSGVAFRYYTAHNYPPEVASKLRKGLRAELDGGGKGKPDYKLALQYYLEALEEADNSNLHYLSDEYTGLQIKIAEMYEKLGMEEEARLIYRELGTSYIQALTDGTAVSAEVRPHMIQRDLRVALKTAISEATTNPEVAKMGLLVHFTIAQMEVANRDPAVAELINSEKTRANFNISIPVEGAPSKFDTKAWEPFRDELFSARDSTYSQLAACSVPRHSCFCHHFRVVFWIKPLCSGIPRT, from the coding sequence ATGTTTCGAATCAGGCCATTTTCACTGGCAAGCCGAATTGGCTATCGAACAGGGGTGAAAAATTTTCCAAGGAAATCGATTCCTAGTCTTATCGCAAAACGTTCTATAACGAATGCATTCCAACATGGAGTTCCACCTCCACATCCAATGCCGCCAGTGAAGAAAGTTCGTGCCTACCGGTGGCCAATTATCCTTGCTCTGGCAATGCTGGTTTCAGGTGTAGCATTTAGATACTATACAGCTCACAATTATCCACCAGAAGTGGCCTCGAAACTTCGCAAGGGTCTCAGAGCTGAGTTAGATGGCGGAGGCAAAGGCAAACCAGACTACAAATTAGCATTACAATATTACTTAGAAGCACTGGAGGAAGCAGACAATTCGAATCTGCACTATTTGAGTGATGAATATACAGGActtcaaatcaaaattgCCGAAATGTATGAAAAATTGGGtatggaagaagaagcaagaCTCATCTACCGTGAGCTAGGAACATCTTATATTCAAGCATTGACAGACGGAACCGCAGTATCTGCAGAAGTTCGTCCTCATATGATCCAGAGAGACCTCCGAGTTGCATTGAAGACTGCCATATCTGAAGCTACCACTAATCCTGAGGTAGCCAAGATGGGCCTATTAGTTCATTTCACCATTGCACAGATGGAAGTCGCCAATAGAGATCCAGCAGTTGCGGAACTTATCAACAGCGAGAAGACCCGGGCCAATTTCAATATATCTATTCCTGTCGAGGGAGCTCCATCAAAATTCGATACAAAAGCTTGGGAGCCATTTCGGGACGAGCTGTTTAGTGCTCGAGACAGTACGTATTCACAACTAGCGGCATGTTCAGTGCCCAGACATTCTTGTTTCTGTCACCACTTTCGAGTCGTGTTTTGGATCAAGCCACTGTGTAGTGGTATCCCCAGAACTTGA